From a single Saimiri boliviensis isolate mSaiBol1 chromosome 7, mSaiBol1.pri, whole genome shotgun sequence genomic region:
- the CLEC7A gene encoding C-type lectin domain family 7 member A isoform X2, protein MEYPDLENLDEDGYTQLRFSSRNNTRISVVSEKGSCASSLPWRLIAVILGILCLVILVTAVVLGTTGDLSSPCPSNWIMYEKSCYLFSMSLNSWDGSKRQCSQLDSNLLKIDSSKELGFILKQVSSQPDNSFWIGLSRTQTEGPWLWEDGSTFSSNLFQIRTTATQENSSSNCVWIHMSIVYDQLCSVPSYSICEKKFSM, encoded by the exons ATGGAATATCCTGATTTAGAAAATTTGGATGAAGACGGATATACTCAATTACGCTTCAGCTCTCGAAACAATACCAGGATATCCGttgtttcagagaaag GATCTTGTGCTTCATCTCTTCCTTGGCGTCTCATTGCTGTGATTTTGGGAATCCTCTGCTTGGTAATACTGGTGACAGCTGTGGTCCTGGGTACCACGG GAGATCTTTCCAGCCCTTGTCCTTCTAACTGGATTATGTATGAGAAGAGCTGTTATCTATTCAGCATGTCACTAAATTCTTGGGATGGAAGTAAAAGACAGTGCTCTCAACTGGACTCTAACCTCCTGAAGATAGACAGTTCAAAAGAATTG GGATTTATATTAAAGCAAGTGTCTTCCCAACCTGATAATTCATTTTGGATAGGCCTTTCTCGGACCCAGACTGAGGGACCGTGGCTCTGGGAGGATGGATCAACATTCTCTTCTAACTT ATTTCAGATCAGAACCACAGCTACCCAAGAAAACTCATCTTCCAATTGTGTATGGATTCACATGTCGATCGTTTATGACCAATTGTGTAGTGTGCCCTCATATAGTATTTGTGAGAAGAAGTTTTCAATGTAA
- the CLEC7A gene encoding C-type lectin domain family 7 member A isoform X1 produces the protein MEYPDLENLDEDGYTQLRFSSRNNTRISVVSEKGSCASSLPWRLIAVILGILCLVILVTAVVLGTTATWRSNSGSNPLKNGNFPSRNKENHSQPPQSSLEESVTPTKAIKTTGDLSSPCPSNWIMYEKSCYLFSMSLNSWDGSKRQCSQLDSNLLKIDSSKELGFILKQVSSQPDNSFWIGLSRTQTEGPWLWEDGSTFSSNLFQIRTTATQENSSSNCVWIHMSIVYDQLCSVPSYSICEKKFSM, from the exons ATGGAATATCCTGATTTAGAAAATTTGGATGAAGACGGATATACTCAATTACGCTTCAGCTCTCGAAACAATACCAGGATATCCGttgtttcagagaaag GATCTTGTGCTTCATCTCTTCCTTGGCGTCTCATTGCTGTGATTTTGGGAATCCTCTGCTTGGTAATACTGGTGACAGCTGTGGTCCTGGGTACCACGG CTACTTGGAGATCCAATTCAGGAAGCAATCCATTGAAGAATGGCAACTTTCCGTCAAGGAACAAAGAGAACCACAGTCAACCCCCACAATCATCTTTGGAAGAGAGTGTGACTCCTACCAAAGCTATCAAAACCACAG GAGATCTTTCCAGCCCTTGTCCTTCTAACTGGATTATGTATGAGAAGAGCTGTTATCTATTCAGCATGTCACTAAATTCTTGGGATGGAAGTAAAAGACAGTGCTCTCAACTGGACTCTAACCTCCTGAAGATAGACAGTTCAAAAGAATTG GGATTTATATTAAAGCAAGTGTCTTCCCAACCTGATAATTCATTTTGGATAGGCCTTTCTCGGACCCAGACTGAGGGACCGTGGCTCTGGGAGGATGGATCAACATTCTCTTCTAACTT ATTTCAGATCAGAACCACAGCTACCCAAGAAAACTCATCTTCCAATTGTGTATGGATTCACATGTCGATCGTTTATGACCAATTGTGTAGTGTGCCCTCATATAGTATTTGTGAGAAGAAGTTTTCAATGTAA
- the CLEC7A gene encoding C-type lectin domain family 7 member A isoform X3 has product MEYPDLENLDEDGYTQLRFSSRNNTRISVVSEKGDLSSPCPSNWIMYEKSCYLFSMSLNSWDGSKRQCSQLDSNLLKIDSSKELGFILKQVSSQPDNSFWIGLSRTQTEGPWLWEDGSTFSSNLFQIRTTATQENSSSNCVWIHMSIVYDQLCSVPSYSICEKKFSM; this is encoded by the exons ATGGAATATCCTGATTTAGAAAATTTGGATGAAGACGGATATACTCAATTACGCTTCAGCTCTCGAAACAATACCAGGATATCCGttgtttcagagaaag GAGATCTTTCCAGCCCTTGTCCTTCTAACTGGATTATGTATGAGAAGAGCTGTTATCTATTCAGCATGTCACTAAATTCTTGGGATGGAAGTAAAAGACAGTGCTCTCAACTGGACTCTAACCTCCTGAAGATAGACAGTTCAAAAGAATTG GGATTTATATTAAAGCAAGTGTCTTCCCAACCTGATAATTCATTTTGGATAGGCCTTTCTCGGACCCAGACTGAGGGACCGTGGCTCTGGGAGGATGGATCAACATTCTCTTCTAACTT ATTTCAGATCAGAACCACAGCTACCCAAGAAAACTCATCTTCCAATTGTGTATGGATTCACATGTCGATCGTTTATGACCAATTGTGTAGTGTGCCCTCATATAGTATTTGTGAGAAGAAGTTTTCAATGTAA
- the CLEC7A gene encoding C-type lectin domain family 7 member A isoform X4 has product MEYPDLENLDEDGYTQLRFSSRNNTRISVVSEKGSCASSLPWRLIAVILGILCLVILVTAVVLGTTATWRSNSGSNPLKNGNFPSRNKENHSQPPQSSLEESVTPTKAIKTTGDLSSPCPSNWIMYEKSCYLFSMSLNSWDGSKRQCSQLDSNLLKIDSSKELISDQNHSYPRKLIFQLCMDSHVDRL; this is encoded by the exons ATGGAATATCCTGATTTAGAAAATTTGGATGAAGACGGATATACTCAATTACGCTTCAGCTCTCGAAACAATACCAGGATATCCGttgtttcagagaaag GATCTTGTGCTTCATCTCTTCCTTGGCGTCTCATTGCTGTGATTTTGGGAATCCTCTGCTTGGTAATACTGGTGACAGCTGTGGTCCTGGGTACCACGG CTACTTGGAGATCCAATTCAGGAAGCAATCCATTGAAGAATGGCAACTTTCCGTCAAGGAACAAAGAGAACCACAGTCAACCCCCACAATCATCTTTGGAAGAGAGTGTGACTCCTACCAAAGCTATCAAAACCACAG GAGATCTTTCCAGCCCTTGTCCTTCTAACTGGATTATGTATGAGAAGAGCTGTTATCTATTCAGCATGTCACTAAATTCTTGGGATGGAAGTAAAAGACAGTGCTCTCAACTGGACTCTAACCTCCTGAAGATAGACAGTTCAAAAGAATTG ATTTCAGATCAGAACCACAGCTACCCAAGAAAACTCATCTTCCAATTGTGTATGGATTCACATGTCGATCGTTTATGA
- the CLEC7A gene encoding C-type lectin domain family 7 member A isoform X5: protein MEYPDLENLDEDGYTQLRFSSRNNTRISVVSEKGSCASSLPWRLIAVILGILCLVILVTAVVLGTTGDLSSPCPSNWIMYEKSCYLFSMSLNSWDGSKRQCSQLDSNLLKIDSSKELISDQNHSYPRKLIFQLCMDSHVDRL from the exons ATGGAATATCCTGATTTAGAAAATTTGGATGAAGACGGATATACTCAATTACGCTTCAGCTCTCGAAACAATACCAGGATATCCGttgtttcagagaaag GATCTTGTGCTTCATCTCTTCCTTGGCGTCTCATTGCTGTGATTTTGGGAATCCTCTGCTTGGTAATACTGGTGACAGCTGTGGTCCTGGGTACCACGG GAGATCTTTCCAGCCCTTGTCCTTCTAACTGGATTATGTATGAGAAGAGCTGTTATCTATTCAGCATGTCACTAAATTCTTGGGATGGAAGTAAAAGACAGTGCTCTCAACTGGACTCTAACCTCCTGAAGATAGACAGTTCAAAAGAATTG ATTTCAGATCAGAACCACAGCTACCCAAGAAAACTCATCTTCCAATTGTGTATGGATTCACATGTCGATCGTTTATGA